The DNA window GGCGAACAAGTAAGTTCCTGATCCAGGCGCTCCGGAGAAGAGCTGAGGTCCGGCCCGGATTCCTTTCGCTGCCTTATTCCCACTGTTCACCTGCTTCTGGACTAGGTCTGTGACTCACCCTCACATCTCGGTCTTCAAGTCTGTCGCCTCTCCTACTTCAATACGCCATAGGGGTTGGCTTCAAAACTCATCCTCACACACTCAGTTTGTATTACCAGCATGGCTTAGCACATCtggctcccttcctcttcctcttcctcttcctcttcctcttcctctgagttaGCATCCAATCCTGACTGACTCTGAACTCCTGGCCTCAACCAACCCTTTTACCCCAGTCTCCCAAGAAGCTGAATCCACATACGGTCACCGTTCAGTTTGATCGTGTCATTTCACAGtttcaaatgctggaattacttTCTCGAAGCTTGGAGTAAAACTGGAATTACGATCAGATGTGGCCacgcacacctgtaatttcagcagaGGAAGGGGGATCGCAGCTCAGGATTTGGGCTGGCGCTGGATATGATGGTAGACACCGGTAACCCCAGCATTCACGAGTCGGAgtcagaggatcaggagttcaaattcATCCTTGGACACTTCAGATGAGTGTCCCCGAGCAGCCTGGGataaatgagaccctgtcccaagaacaaaacaaaaaccggtGTTACTGCAATCGTGGTGGTATGTTTTCCTAaatccagaatttgggaggcagaggcaggagcatctcttcAAGGCCAGCCCTGTGCTCCACTCGGTGGTgaaagaaccaactccagcaGGTTGTCCTCCGACCCCCGAAAGTGGGCCTTGGTGTTCCTGCCACATAACGAAGCGGAGAAGATGACCGCTCTTCTCCTTAAGCTGGTAGAAGCTGCGGCTTCAGTCTACCGGCTGGCTTGGCTTCCTCAGAGCTGGAGCACCGTTATGGGGAGCGGAAGCTGACCTGGGCGCTGGGAGGCTGTCGGGCTAGAGTGCGGGAGGGGCTGTGATTCCGGGGCTTCAGATAATGTGTGGGGAGACGGCAGGGACCCCAGGGCACGGAGGACAGGTAGGCTGGACAAAGGGGCCAGTGGGACTAAGACACAGAAGGGCGTCCTGTGGCGGCGTCCCTCCCCGCCTGTATTCTAGTTTCTTGGCTCTTTCTCGGGGGCCTGGCGCTTTCTCTATTCCTCTCACACGCTGCCCTCTGTTCCGGAGGCTTTCGAAGTAACTGCCATCCCTTGCCCCGTGCCCCCACTCTTGAGGACGTTTCAGCTTGTCCTTCGGCTTAGGCGTCTTCTCCACCGAGACACACCCTCTGCCCTCCTTTCCCACCCTGTTCCGGTGTAGTACCCGGGGTCCGGGGTAAGGCAGAGCCCTCTAGGACCAGAGCACGCAGCAGGGGGCGGGCCCAAGCATCTCCAAATTTGCATATGCATGAGGTCTCTGGGGCGAGCCGCGGAGAGGCGGGGCTCGTGGGGGTGGGAAGGGGGCGGACACCCTCCGAGTCACCGAGTATAAAGACCGCGCGCAGGGCCCGCGCTCCTGCGCTGCCGACGAGCGGAGCCTCCGTGCGGGCCCCTTCTCCGGCCCGTCCCCCGCCGCCGTCCCCGCCCCAGCTCCCGCCGGCTGGGCCAACTGCGGTGTGGCTGTCGCCGCGTGTCGGAGGAGCCTTAATCGGCCACCTGCCGCGTTCCACAGCCTCTTCGCGTCTTGGATTTCGGGGCggctccctcccccatccttccTTGCTTCTTTGCACCCCGCGTTTTCTGCACCTCGCTCGGGTTTGGTAGCCGTCTGTGTTTTTGCACCCCTTTTTGTTTTGCCTCTGGGTGGTGTGCGGGGCGAAGCTGCCTTGGCATCCCTTCCCCCGGGTCTCTTTCGACAGCCCCCCTTGCCACCGCAGTCGGGGGGCCTAGCCTCGGCGCACCTCCGCCGCAGAGCACAGCGCGCGGCTGTGGACCCCGGGACTCGCAGCAGCCGCTCGTCCGGCCCGAGGCCCCCCGCCCGGCTCCCCGCGCGCGGCGGGTGCGTGGAGGGCTTCAGCGCGCGCCGCCCCCGCTTCCCCGCAGCCCCCCGCAGCGCGCCGGGACTCGCCCCGCGCCGCCGAGATGGTCAtccagaaagagaagaagagccGCGGGCAGGTGGTTGAGGAGTGGAAGGAGTTCGTGTGGAACCCGCGGACGCACCAGTTCATGGGGCGCACCGGGACCAGCTGGGGTACGCGGGGCCGGCGCGGGCGAGGTGGGAGCGGGCCGTCCGGCGCCGCCTGCGGGGCGCGGGCTCCTGCCCCCGGCGGCCGGCTCCCGCTGTCCGCTCTGGACCGGGGAGGGGCCCGGATCGGCGCTCTAATCTCTCCGGCCGTGCGGAGGCGGAGAAAGTAGGTCACCGCCGCCCGCCCGCCCCCCGCGGAGCCCCCTCGGGCGGGGGGTCGCGGGCTCCGCGCGCGTGTCCGTGCCGCGGCGCTCCCGCTCCGGCTCCGGCCCTGCGGCTGCGCTCGGGCACCGTCCCCCTCCCCGCAGACTGCCCGaactctgcctctggctctcgcTAGCTAGCCAGCCTCGTCTATTTTTAGCTCTCACCCACCTCCCTGGACCCTGGGAAGGTTCGCGAGGGGGCGGACCTGGCGGGGGTCTTGGTGGGGGGCGTTCTCTGCGGCGGAGGTTGCTTGTCTTGCTCCGCCGCTGGGCGCGCGCAGCCTTCCGCGGCCGCTCTGTGGGTGGGGGGCCTGCCGGGAGGGGCGACCCTCCTCCAGGCGGCAGAAGCGGAGGGACAAACGGTCACTGTGCTGATGGGTGTTTCCAAGGGACTCCGACGCCCGGGGGACTCACCACCCTTATCGCAGGGCTGTGCaaggttttttttaaatgtagtcgGGGTCCCCGGGCCGGCACAGGTGAGGTGTGGGTGACTGACGTTCTTGCAAATGACAGTGTCAAGCCGGAGAACTGAAGCACGAGGGATTCTGTGTGACATCATTACGTTATATCCACACTGATTGGACACAGTGTTCATCAGACCACCCACCTAAGACTTAGGGCCTCCGAGCCGCCCTTGCCCTCAAGGAACCAGAGACCCCTGCTTGAGACCGCTTCACAGAGGAAGTGTGTCTCCCTAGGTGAAGAGACGGCTAGCTCAGGGTGCAGGGAGCAGCAAGCCCTCCTCAGCAGGCCTAGGAGAGGAGTGGTGGGAGATGGTGCCAGGCGAGGCTTCTGGGCTGGGGGTCTGGCTTCTCCTTGACTCTGGCCGGGGTCTTGTGTGGTATGGGTGCTGAGGTTCTGTTCTGTCTTAGAGTCTTTGTGGGCTGGGCCAGTTAGTGCCTCATTTCAGAAGCTGCTTCCTcagggggtgggagagagagcgAGCAAGCAGTCCATCCTGCTATTTGAGCCCTGGTAGCTAGGCTCTGGGGTGGTAAGAATTTGGCTGAGAATGGAGGCCAGTACCAGCTTGGGGCCCTTGTGCTAGGACATCCCTAGGCACGAGTTCCAGGGCAGCAGGCACAGATGCTGTCCATGCCTTTTCAGGACCGCGCACGGTTGAGAAGTTGGAAATGTAATTAGAGGCAGAGTGACAGTGGCCTATTCTTGGAGTTGTCACAACAACTACAGTTTAGGTCTCTGGTGGCCTCCAGAAGGTCGGACTTGAGCGTGTCCCAGGAGGAGGCTGGGAGTCGGGGCTGGAGCTGGGCTTTGCCTGCCTGCAGCTTGTTTCTTGGGCTCCCAGGGGAAGGCCCTCAGACATCCTGTGGCTCCTCGGCCTAGCCCAGTGCACAGCCTGAGAGGGAAGGGTGGGGGCGGGGCTAGGTGGGGCCATGCAGGACACACAGGACCTGCTCACTCTAGTTCCTCCCCCCAGCCTTCATCCTCCTCTTCTACCTCGTCTTCTATGGCTTCCTCACGGCCATGTTCACCCTCACCATGTGGGTGATGCTGCAGACCGTCTCTGACCACACTCCCAAGTACCAGGACCGGCTGGCCACACCAGGTGAGTGCAGGTTCTTACCAGCCAGCCTCTCTCCCAGCGTGGAGTCCCCCTCCCACCCCAACTCACAGTTGTCTGCTGGAGCTTGGTGGGGAGCTCTTGAGCTTGGCCTTCCTTGCCTTGCCCTGCAGCCAGGAGTCATGTGATCTGGAGAGGCGGCAGATGCCCTCCCAGGAAGGCAGTTTCAGACCCTTGCACCATCCCTTACCCTTACTCTTCACgtctgctttctttccttgccGTGTCTCTTCTTGTCTTACGCGTGACTCCGCATCTTCGCTCGGGTTGGCTCTAGGCTTGATGATTCGCCCCAAGACGGAGAACCTGGACGTCATTGTCAACATCAGTGACCCCGAGAGCTGGGACCAGCATGTTCAGAAGCTCAACAAGTTCTTGGAACGTGAGTGTGGGGCCGGCCTGTCCGGGAGCTTGGGAGGACCCGGAACCACGGACCCCACAGCAGGGGCCTCTGACTTGCTCTTTGTCCCTCCGGCCTCCCAGCTTACAACGACTCCATCCAAGCTCAGAAGAATGATATCTGCCGCCCTGGGCGATATTATGAGCAACCAGATAATGGGGTTCTCAACTATCCGAAACGTGCCTGCCAGTTCAACCGGACCCAGCTGGGCAACTGCTCTGGCATCGGGGACCCTACCCACTATGGCTACAGCACTGGGCAGCCCTGTGTCTTCATCAAGATGAACCGGGTACCCGTGACGCTGGTTcctagggaggaggaggagggggctggGGCCACCATCTGCCAAAGAATGTGTCCTTTCACTGGGGCCGGTTTTTGGTTGTTCGTGCTATGAGGCAGGCTATGGGAAGCCTATGGGAAAGCTAGACGCCAAGAGGTGGCTGGTTCTAACGCCgaccctcttctctctctgcaggtCATCAACTTTTATGCAGGGGCAAACCAGAGCATGAATGTTACCTGTGTGGGGAAGGTGAGTGTGCGGGCCCCTGCCTGCCCAGCTGTGTGTACGTCGTGGTCTCTGGGTGCTTTATCcatgtctccctgtctcttttgCTTTCAGAGGCCCCAGCACTCTAGGGATAAGGGGGTAAGAGTGGGCCCCACGCAGCTTTAGCTCTGAGGGGCTCTTGGCCCCATTGCTTCTTTCTAGGATACAGATGCCTGCTCTGCCTCAGACAGACCCATGCCCACCCGCACCGAAGCCTTGGCCCCTGGCTCCTTCCCTGTGGACTTTCTCTTTCACCTCAGTTGTCTGTGTGTCTCTTCCACTCGCCCTTCTGTCTTGCCTTGCTCCTCAGTTCCCTTCAGATGTCTGGTAGCTGCTGATCAGTTAGCACCGTTTGCTACAACTGCTTGTTCTTGGAACCCTGTACCTGACTATGTCCTCTCTAGAAACTTGCTGCCtgacccctcctcccctccccccattcacctcctccttcttcctgcgGAGCCCTTACTGTTTATCTGTTCTTTCTTGGCTCTGCTCCAGAGACCGATTCCCAAGGATGGGGTAAGAACTTGGGGTTGATAGTGGAGTAGAAGGCCTCCGCTGTGTCAGCACCCCTAGATCTAGTCTGCTGGGGAGACAGGCCACCCTTTCTGTAGgtgtgaacatgtgtgcacacacatgcacacaaacacacacacacacctacagagcAGATCCACAGCTCAAGGAAAACAA is part of the Meriones unguiculatus strain TT.TT164.6M chromosome 11, Bangor_MerUng_6.1, whole genome shotgun sequence genome and encodes:
- the Atp1b2 gene encoding sodium/potassium-transporting ATPase subunit beta-2, which codes for MVIQKEKKSRGQVVEEWKEFVWNPRTHQFMGRTGTSWAFILLFYLVFYGFLTAMFTLTMWVMLQTVSDHTPKYQDRLATPGLMIRPKTENLDVIVNISDPESWDQHVQKLNKFLEPYNDSIQAQKNDICRPGRYYEQPDNGVLNYPKRACQFNRTQLGNCSGIGDPTHYGYSTGQPCVFIKMNRVINFYAGANQSMNVTCVGKRDEDAENLGHYIMFPANGNIDLMYFPYYGKKFHVNYTQPLVAVKFLNVTPNVEVNVECRINAANIATDDERDKFAGRVAFKLRINKT